One region of Ictalurus furcatus strain D&B chromosome 17, Billie_1.0, whole genome shotgun sequence genomic DNA includes:
- the LOC128621388 gene encoding olfactory receptor 142-like: MENTSGEFMFVLQGLKDTRTNKHIYFAFGVIVYSMTLFINLILAITVILDKTLHEPMYIFICSLFFNGMLGASAFYPKILADLLSEYHVISYIGCLSQVSIIYSYVFCEYTCLTVMSYDRYISICKPLEYHSIMTLQKGFKLLLFTWLCSLLESSVGVLLTARLPLCGNVIDKLYCSNWEVVKLSCTDVSVNSVYGYFLIFAHVSQAVFIIVSYICIIRACLRSKRQWPKFMQTCLPHLISLTNFTIALLFDVMYARYGKSQGLQALRNILGIEFLVVPPLLNPIIYGFKLTQIRRGLLKMYWHRCKALQDR, translated from the coding sequence ATGGAAAATACCTCTGGAGAGTTCATGTTTGTGCTTCAAGGATTGAAGGACACAaggacaaacaaacatatttactTTGCATTTGGTGTAATTGTCTATAGTATGACTCTGTTTATAAATTTGATACTAGCTATTACAGTCATTCTTGACAAAACACTTCATGAAcctatgtatatatttatatgcagTTTGTTTTTCAATGGAATGCTTGGGGCTTCTGCGTTCTATCCAAAGATCCTTGCTGACCTTTTATCAGAATATCATGTTATCTCATATATAGGGTGTCTCTCACAAGTTTCCATAATTTATTCTTATGTTTTCTGTGAATACACATGTTTAACAGTCATGTCATATGACAGATACATATCCATTTGCAAGCCTTTGGAGTATCATTCCATTATGACACTTCAGAAAGGTTTTAAATTATTGCTTTTTACTTGGCTATGCTCCCTACTAGAGTCCTCTGTTGGGGTTTTGTTGACTGCCCGACTACCGCTATGTGGTAATGTCATTGACAAGCTTTATTGTTCTAACTGGGAAGTTGTTAAGTTGTCTTGCACAGATGTGTCTGTGAATAGTGTGTATGGTTACTTTCTAATATTCGCTCATGTATCTCAAGCTGTGTTCATCATTGTGTCATATATCTGCATTATCAGAGCTTGTTTAAGGTCCAAGAGACAGTGGCCAAAATTCATGCAGACATGCCTTCCCCATTTAATATCACTCACAAACTTCACTATTGCCCTGCTCTTTGACGTCATGTATGCTCGTTATGGCAAAAGCCAGGGACTGCAAGCTCTGCGCAACATCTTAGGGATTGAGTTTCTTGTTGTGCCTCCTCTCTTAAACCCAATAATCTATGGATTTAAATTAACCCAGATACGGCGAGGGCTTCTGAAAATGTACTGGCATAGATGTAAAGCTTTGCAAGACAGATGA
- the LOC128621389 gene encoding olfactory receptor 142-like, whose translation MENTSGEFMFVLHGLKDTRTNKHIYFSFGLIVYSMTLFINLILAITVILDKTLHEPMYIFICSLFFNGMLGASAFYPKILADLLSEYHVISYIGCLSQVSIIYSYVFCEYTCLTVMSYDRYISICKPLEYHSIMTLQKGFKLLIFTWLCSLLESSVGVLLTAQLPLCGNVIDKLYCSNWEVVKLSCTDVSVNNVYGYFIIFSHVSQAVFIIVSYICIIRACLRSKRQWPKFMQTCLPHLISLTNFTIALLFDLMYARYGKSQGLQALRNILGIEFLVVPPLLNPIIYGFKLTQIRQGLLKMYWHRCKALQDS comes from the coding sequence ATGGAAAATACCTCTGGAGAGTTCATGTTTGTGCTTCATGGATTGAAGGACACAaggacaaacaaacatatttatttttcatttggtcTAATTGTCTATAGTATGACTCTGTTTATAAATTTGATACTAGCTATTACAGTCATTCTTGACAAAACACTTCATGAAcctatgtatatatttatatgcagtttgttttttaatggaatGCTCGGGGCTTCTGCATTCTATCCAAAGATCCTTGCTGACCTTTTATCAGAATATCATGTTATCTCATATATAGGGTGTCTCTCACAAGTTTCCATAATTTATTCTTATGTTTTCTGTGAATACACATGTTTAACAGTCATGTCATATGACAGATACATATCCATTTGCAAGCCTTTGGAGTATCATTCCATTATGACACTTCAGAAAGGTTTTAAATTATTGATTTTTACTTGGCTATGCTCCCTTCTAGAGTCCTCTGTTGGGGTTTTGTTGACTGCCCAACTCCCGTTATGTGGTAATGTCATTGACAAGCTTTATTGTTCTAACTGGGAAGTTGTTAAGCTGTCTTGCACAGATGTGTCTGTGAACAATGTGTATGGTTACTTTATAATATTCTCTCATGTATCTCAAGCTGTGTTCATCATTGTGTCATATATCTGCATTATCAGAGCTTGTTTAAGGTCCAAGAGACAGTGGCCAAAATTCATGCAGACATGCCTTCCCCATTTAATATCACTCACAAACTTCACTATTGCCCTGCTCTTTGACCTCATGTATGCTCGTTATGGCAAAAGCCAGGGACTGCAAGCTCTGCGCAACATCTTAGGGATTGAGTTTCTTGTTGTGCCTCCTCTCTTAAACCCAATAATCTATGGATTTAAACTAACCCAGATACGGCAAGGGCTTCTGAAAATGTACTGGCATAGATGTAAAGCTTTGCAAGACAGCTGA
- the LOC128621735 gene encoding olfactory receptor 1D2-like, producing MDNVSKIFMFSLSGLNVTMETRYVFFSLTTLVYHVILLCNIIVILCIVLDKQLHEPMYIFLCNLCINALYGTAGFYPKFMYDLLTQFHEISYVGCLIQVFIIYSSALCDVSTLTVMAYDRYVAICKPLEYHSEMNNQKVVKCILFCWLPPIISMAIVVLLTSRLTLCGSNIEKLYCETWAVAKLACSSTIVNNVVGYIIILVYFGHAVLIVYSYIHLIRICTKSKESKYRFMQTCVPHLLALFNIAVALLFDVFYSRYGYTISVPQSVRNFMALDFLFVPPVLNPLIYGLKLAKIRKQVIRMIFRFNIAIA from the coding sequence ATGGATAATGTTTCCAAGATCTTCATGTTCTCCCTCTCTGGATTAAATGTTACAATGGAAAccagatatgtttttttttcattgaccACACTGGTTTATCATGTGATCTTGTTATgcaatattattgttattttatgtattgtcTTAGACAAGCAGCTTCATGAGCctatgtacatatttttgtgtaatttatgtATCAATGCACTTTATGGCACTGCAGGTTTTTACCCTAAATTCATGTATGACTTACTGACCCAGTTTCATGAAATTTCATATGTTGGATGTCTGATTcaggtatttattatttattcatctgcTTTATGTGACGTATCAACTCTAACAGTAATGGCGTATGACAGGTATGTGGCCATATGTAAACCACTAGAGTACCACTCTGAAATGAACAACCAAAAAGTTGtaaaatgtattcttttttGTTGGCTTCCACCAATTATTTCCATGGCTATTGTAGTGTTGTTAACATCAAGACTAACCCTATGTGGctcaaatattgaaaaattataCTGTGAAACATGGGCAGTTGCTAAACTGGCCTGTTCCTCTACAATAGTGAACAATGTGGTTGGATATATAattattcttgtttattttggacatgcagtattgattgtttattcatatattcactTGATTAGAATTTGCACAAAGTCAAAAGAAAGCAAATACAGATTTATGCAGACTTGTGTGCCACATCTACTTGCTCTGTTTAATATTGCTGTTGCTTTATTGTTTGATGTGTTCTACAGTCGATATGGTTACACCATATCTGTTCCTCAAAGTGTGCGAAATTTCATGGCATTGGATTTCCTGTTTGTACCTCCTGTTTTAAATCCCCTTATTTATGGATTAAAACTGGCCAAAATACGGAAGCAAGTGATAAGAATGATCTTCAGATTCAACATTGCTATTGCATAA